In a genomic window of Nostoc sp. UHCC 0870:
- the tmk gene encoding dTMP kinase encodes MGGRLIVFEGVEGCGKTSQMQLCAEWLQSLGISVIITREPGGTELGVHLRRLLLEKKDDQPVAEVTELLLYAADRAQHVAQELQPNLAAGKYILCDRYIDSTIAYQGYGRGLDMNLIHQLNQIATGGLKSDLTIWLDVDVEIGLARKRGDALGLDRIEQETIAFHRRVQQGYADLATSSPSQIFRVDGTLSKETVHKIIQEILCLHLKEILANGATAKVLPS; translated from the coding sequence ATGGGTGGTAGATTAATTGTATTTGAAGGGGTAGAAGGTTGCGGCAAAACTAGCCAAATGCAGCTTTGTGCAGAGTGGTTACAAAGTTTGGGTATTTCTGTAATTATCACCCGTGAACCAGGGGGAACGGAGTTAGGTGTGCATCTGCGGCGGTTATTACTAGAAAAAAAAGATGATCAGCCTGTGGCTGAGGTGACAGAATTATTATTGTATGCTGCCGATCGCGCTCAACACGTTGCTCAAGAGTTACAACCCAACTTAGCAGCCGGAAAATATATTTTGTGCGATCGCTATATTGACTCTACCATTGCCTATCAAGGTTATGGTCGTGGTTTGGATATGAATTTAATTCACCAGTTAAATCAGATTGCTACTGGTGGTTTAAAGAGCGACTTAACTATCTGGCTAGATGTAGATGTGGAGATAGGACTAGCCCGAAAGCGTGGGGATGCACTAGGATTAGACCGCATCGAACAAGAAACCATTGCTTTTCATCGTCGTGTACAGCAAGGTTATGCAGATTTAGCCACGTCCTCACCCTCACAAATTTTCCGAGTTGATGGTACTTTGAGTAAAGAAACTGTACATAAAATAATACAGGAAATCTTATGCCTACACTTAAAGGAAATACTGGCTAATGGTGCAACAGCTAAGGTATTGCCGAGCTAA
- a CDS encoding SDR family oxidoreductase: MPRPIHSSVIVITGASSGIGRATALEFAKQRATLLLAARRENALREVAQECEQLGATAVAVRTDVTFESDVQALARRAIESFGRLDVWVNNAAVSLFARFENVRMEAFRRVIETNLFGYIHGARAALPYFREQGNGNLINVSSVVGVTGQPYTIPYTISKYAIRGLSDSLRMELYLDHAPDIHVCTVLPGSIDTPIFQHAANYTGRQTKAMTPVYSAREVAEAIAGLVERPQREIVVGQAVYLALLQKTLAPDVFEHMMATQVDKNHFQDYKPAPHTDGNVFEAMEDYTGISGNWLVEDGMTQDIWDMAKEAAQKIGLPMS; the protein is encoded by the coding sequence ATGCCACGACCTATACACAGTTCAGTCATAGTCATTACAGGTGCATCAAGCGGCATCGGGCGGGCTACAGCGTTGGAGTTTGCTAAACAACGGGCAACATTACTCCTAGCTGCTCGGCGTGAAAATGCTTTACGGGAAGTTGCCCAAGAGTGCGAACAACTAGGCGCAACGGCTGTGGCAGTGCGAACCGATGTTACATTTGAATCAGATGTGCAAGCCCTAGCACGCCGCGCTATCGAATCTTTCGGACGGTTAGATGTGTGGGTGAACAATGCTGCCGTCAGCTTATTTGCACGGTTTGAAAATGTACGGATGGAAGCCTTTCGGCGAGTAATTGAGACTAATTTATTTGGTTACATCCACGGTGCGCGTGCTGCCCTACCCTACTTTAGAGAACAAGGTAACGGTAACTTGATTAATGTTTCTTCAGTTGTCGGTGTAACGGGACAACCATACACAATACCCTACACCATCAGCAAGTATGCAATTCGCGGACTCTCCGACTCCCTACGGATGGAATTGTATTTAGATCACGCACCTGACATTCATGTCTGCACAGTTTTACCTGGTTCTATTGATACACCCATATTTCAACACGCAGCCAATTACACAGGTCGCCAAACCAAAGCCATGACACCTGTATATTCTGCCAGAGAAGTTGCTGAAGCGATCGCTGGATTAGTAGAAAGACCACAAAGAGAAATCGTTGTTGGTCAAGCCGTCTACTTAGCACTTTTACAGAAAACCTTAGCCCCCGATGTCTTTGAGCACATGATGGCAACACAAGTAGATAAAAACCACTTTCAAGATTACAAACCAGCCCCTCACACCGATGGTAACGTCTTCGAGGCTATGGAAGATTATACAGGCATCAGTGGTAATTGGTTAGTTGAAGATGGGATGACCCAAGATATCTGGGATATGGCAAAGGAAGCAGCCCAGAAAATTGGCTTACCAATGTCTTAA
- a CDS encoding M28 family peptidase: protein MKKRIWLALLVLVAIVIVGGKGSTLFQQHSSVEIVETTPLITPQPQPESQEVNNAPEVSADQLLTHIQKLNFQRYTPKERSLTRTYIINELQKLGWKPKLEKFPGGVNVFAERPGTNTKTGAILVAAHYDTVAASPGSDDNASGVAVLLELARVFHSLPTPRNLQLAFFDLEEAGLLGSKAFVTQEKRLQNLQGVIVMDMVGYACYTSGCQQYPTGLPVTPPSDKGDFLVAIGDTEHLPLLKAFDNSDSSNLPDILKLPIPLKGLLTPDTLRSDHAPFWYQGIGAVLVTDTANLRTPHYHQPSDTPENIERSFFIGSAQIVVNATNNLLN, encoded by the coding sequence ATGAAAAAAAGGATTTGGCTCGCTCTGTTGGTACTAGTAGCAATTGTAATTGTAGGTGGTAAAGGGAGTACATTGTTTCAACAGCATTCCTCTGTAGAAATTGTTGAGACTACACCATTAATTACACCTCAACCACAACCAGAGTCTCAGGAAGTTAACAACGCCCCGGAAGTATCTGCTGATCAATTATTAACTCATATCCAAAAGCTAAATTTTCAACGCTATACACCAAAAGAGCGATCGCTTACTCGTACTTATATCATCAATGAACTACAGAAATTAGGCTGGAAACCCAAATTAGAAAAGTTTCCTGGTGGTGTGAATGTATTTGCTGAACGCCCAGGAACTAACACCAAAACCGGAGCAATTTTAGTTGCAGCCCATTATGATACAGTTGCTGCGTCTCCTGGATCTGATGATAATGCTAGTGGTGTAGCGGTATTACTGGAATTAGCCAGAGTTTTTCATTCACTACCCACACCCCGAAATTTGCAGTTAGCATTTTTTGACCTAGAGGAAGCCGGACTATTGGGGAGTAAAGCATTTGTGACTCAAGAAAAACGTTTGCAAAACCTCCAGGGTGTAATTGTCATGGATATGGTGGGTTATGCTTGCTATACCAGTGGGTGTCAGCAATATCCGACAGGTTTACCTGTGACTCCACCCAGCGATAAAGGTGATTTTTTAGTCGCCATAGGTGACACGGAACATTTACCCTTATTGAAAGCTTTTGACAACTCCGATAGTAGCAATTTACCAGATATTCTCAAGCTACCGATTCCCCTGAAAGGTTTGCTCACACCTGATACTCTGCGTAGTGATCATGCGCCCTTTTGGTATCAAGGTATAGGTGCAGTGTTAGTTACAGATACGGCTAATCTCCGTACACCCCACTACCATCAACCTAGTGATACCCCTGAAAATATCGAGCGATCGTTTTTTATCGGCTCTGCACAGATTGTAGTTAATGCCACTAATAACTTATTAAATTAA
- a CDS encoding ABC transporter permease, with translation MNWWQRLQKNPLARFGAILLLVFYMAVIAADFIAPYNPYVSQANGSLLPPTRIYWVAKTSGKFIGPHIYPTTQGDTDLETGDRQLIVDYTKPSPVRLFVAGPEYRLFQLSLPLPPKSEEVTIIPGIPLNWHLFGADGDAKLNLLGTDEQGRDQLSRLLYGGRISLFIGIIGVLFTFPLGLLIGGISGYFGGWIDSVIMRIAEVLMTFPSIYLLVTLGAVLPAGLSSSQRFLLIVLITSVISWAGLARVIRGQVLSIKEREFVQAARAMGGKPIYIIIRHVLPQTATYVIISATLAVPSFIGSEAILSLIGLGIQQPDPSWGNMLSLASNASILVLQPWLIWPPALLIIMTVLAFNLLGDGLRDALDPRSLRR, from the coding sequence ATGAATTGGTGGCAAAGACTTCAGAAAAATCCTTTGGCACGATTTGGGGCAATCTTGTTGCTGGTTTTCTATATGGCGGTAATTGCTGCTGATTTCATCGCCCCATACAACCCTTACGTGTCACAAGCTAATGGTTCACTATTACCACCTACTCGGATTTATTGGGTTGCCAAAACATCGGGTAAGTTTATCGGACCCCACATTTATCCAACAACTCAGGGAGATACGGACTTAGAAACAGGCGATCGCCAATTGATTGTAGACTATACAAAGCCTTCGCCTGTAAGATTGTTTGTTGCTGGGCCAGAATACCGATTATTTCAGTTGAGTCTACCACTACCCCCGAAATCGGAAGAAGTTACTATCATCCCTGGTATACCCTTAAATTGGCATTTGTTTGGTGCAGATGGGGATGCAAAATTAAATCTTCTAGGGACTGATGAACAAGGACGTGACCAACTTAGCCGCCTGTTGTATGGTGGGCGCATTAGTTTATTTATTGGGATTATTGGTGTACTTTTCACCTTTCCTCTCGGTTTATTGATAGGTGGGATTTCTGGCTATTTTGGTGGTTGGATTGATAGCGTCATTATGCGAATAGCAGAAGTGCTAATGACTTTCCCTAGTATCTATCTGTTGGTTACTTTGGGTGCAGTCTTACCGGCTGGTTTAAGCAGCAGTCAGCGATTTTTATTAATTGTGTTGATTACTTCTGTGATTAGCTGGGCTGGTTTAGCTAGGGTAATCCGTGGACAAGTCCTGTCAATTAAAGAGCGAGAGTTTGTCCAAGCAGCGAGAGCAATGGGTGGGAAGCCAATATATATTATTATCCGCCATGTTTTACCGCAAACGGCTACTTATGTGATTATCTCTGCTACCTTGGCAGTTCCCAGTTTTATTGGCTCGGAAGCAATACTAAGTTTGATTGGTTTGGGTATTCAACAACCCGACCCATCTTGGGGAAATATGCTGTCTTTAGCCAGTAATGCGTCTATTTTGGTACTACAACCCTGGTTAATTTGGCCTCCGGCTTTGTTAATTATTATGACAGTTTTGGCTTTCAATTTACTGGGGGATGGGTTGAGAGATGCGCTTGACCCCCGGAGTTTGCGTAGGTAG
- a CDS encoding DNA polymerase III subunit delta': protein MIRESFAPLLGQQQAIELLTQAVMQNRVAPAYMFVGADGIGRSLAARCFIELLFASAVKEQSLSSLQQRLRQGNHPDVLWVQPTYQYQGQRLTAAEAAEKKLKRKAPPLIRLEQIREITEFLGRPPLEAPKNIVVLEEAQTMAEPAANALLKTLEEPGKATIILITPSPESVLPTLVSRCQRIAFSRLDTASLTQILTQTGNQEILQHPAILSIAAGSPGNAIASYEQLQAIPPQLLQDLMKAPTSQRKALELAKQIDKELDTETQLWLVDYLQQSYWQQWHQPPIINQLEQTRKYLLAYAQPRLVWECLLLFLSQTLNWQN from the coding sequence ATGATTAGAGAATCGTTTGCACCATTGTTAGGACAACAACAAGCCATCGAATTATTGACTCAGGCTGTCATGCAAAACCGCGTAGCACCAGCCTATATGTTTGTCGGTGCAGATGGTATAGGACGAAGTTTAGCGGCGCGGTGTTTTATTGAGTTGTTATTTGCTAGTGCTGTAAAAGAGCAATCGCTGTCATCGTTACAACAAAGATTGCGTCAAGGTAATCACCCCGATGTCTTATGGGTGCAACCAACTTACCAATATCAAGGACAACGCCTCACAGCCGCCGAAGCCGCCGAAAAGAAACTCAAGCGCAAAGCACCGCCTTTAATTCGCCTAGAACAAATTCGAGAAATTACCGAATTTCTCGGCCGTCCCCCCTTGGAAGCACCGAAGAATATAGTAGTGCTGGAAGAAGCCCAAACAATGGCAGAACCAGCAGCTAATGCGCTACTCAAGACTTTAGAAGAACCAGGAAAAGCGACAATTATTTTAATCACCCCTTCCCCTGAGTCAGTGTTACCGACTTTAGTGTCACGCTGTCAACGCATTGCTTTTTCTCGGTTAGATACAGCGTCTTTAACTCAAATCCTCACACAAACAGGTAATCAAGAAATTTTGCAGCATCCAGCAATCTTGAGCATAGCAGCCGGTAGTCCGGGAAATGCGATCGCCTCTTACGAGCAATTACAAGCAATTCCCCCCCAGTTACTCCAAGATTTGATGAAAGCACCGACATCTCAACGCAAAGCCTTAGAACTAGCCAAACAAATTGACAAAGAATTAGACACAGAAACCCAACTATGGTTAGTAGATTATCTACAACAGTCTTACTGGCAACAGTGGCATCAACCACCCATCATTAACCAATTAGAACAAACCCGTAAATATCTACTAGCTTACGCCCAACCCCGTCTAGTTTGGGAATGTCTGTTATTATTCCTATCTCAAACGTTAAATTGGCAAAATTAA
- a CDS encoding NUDIX hydrolase — translation MKKLSQPAWKIHDRFLELRSNWLTLIGEHLQDHQGQILEYWRIEKADSVVIIPIQSNYLILPPLSYRPGLGELTLDFPGGRAIPGQNPDTAVPAILQRELGVELATIGQIIPLNTEGWAVNSSFSNQKLYGFVAYLQPHPIVASEYVGATYPATSTGVHDLLQHLICLQCRAVLMEWWLKSLNNNW, via the coding sequence ATGAAAAAATTATCCCAACCAGCCTGGAAGATTCACGACCGTTTTTTAGAACTGCGCTCAAATTGGCTGACTTTGATTGGTGAACACCTGCAAGACCATCAAGGTCAAATATTAGAATACTGGCGCATTGAAAAAGCCGATTCTGTGGTAATCATACCGATTCAGTCCAATTACCTAATTTTACCCCCTCTAAGCTATAGACCCGGACTAGGAGAACTCACTTTAGACTTTCCCGGTGGTCGCGCCATCCCTGGACAAAACCCTGATACAGCAGTACCAGCTATTTTGCAAAGAGAATTAGGTGTGGAATTGGCAACAATTGGTCAAATCATACCCCTAAATACCGAAGGTTGGGCGGTAAACAGTTCTTTTTCTAATCAGAAACTTTACGGTTTTGTGGCTTATCTCCAACCCCATCCCATCGTTGCATCTGAGTATGTGGGAGCAACTTACCCAGCCACTTCCACAGGTGTGCATGATTTACTTCAGCATCTTATCTGTCTACAATGTCGTGCGGTTCTCATGGAGTGGTGGCTTAAATCCCTGAACAATAACTGGTAA
- a CDS encoding sensor histidine kinase — protein sequence MFYRSRSNLALWFTLTMGSILVVFAGLIYYQTVLNKLENLDSLLYKKSRVMAVNVKYDLGNQQLDLENVPLLGNKVPPLGTELVYARWYNTRGQLVQFFGTIPQAQVTVTPGFKTLKTRFDSSKETSPVIWLRQLTLPVYQDNLFIGYLQVATPLASVQNDLAQLRLVLLLIVPATLGVIGLAGWCLGGIAMRPIHESYEQLQRFTSDASHELRSPLSAITSNAQYGLLSKSNNIEAQRQIFGKIYDVTKSMNTLVNNLLFLARHAGRLSPEYLQDVDLKSELLEIADEYAKHEATQHLNLTYTLPTTSVTVLGDADLLRQAIVNLLDNACKYTPAAGQVQLRLFTQSYWAVIEVMDNGIGIPKADLAHIFERFYRVDKKRTRKTGGYGLGLSIVQQIVAAHTGHISVKSVVDEGSTFQIFLPLK from the coding sequence ATGTTTTACCGTAGTCGTAGTAATTTAGCTCTGTGGTTTACCCTAACGATGGGTAGTATTTTGGTGGTTTTTGCAGGGTTAATTTACTACCAAACAGTATTAAACAAGCTGGAGAATCTCGATAGTTTACTCTACAAAAAATCCAGAGTAATGGCTGTAAATGTGAAGTACGATCTGGGGAATCAACAGCTAGACCTGGAAAATGTGCCGCTTTTAGGAAATAAAGTACCTCCATTGGGTACTGAACTCGTATATGCCCGTTGGTATAATACTAGAGGGCAACTGGTGCAATTTTTTGGTACTATCCCACAGGCACAGGTTACAGTAACTCCGGGATTTAAGACTCTCAAGACGAGGTTTGATTCGTCAAAAGAAACATCGCCTGTGATCTGGCTTCGTCAATTAACTCTGCCTGTATACCAAGATAATTTGTTCATCGGTTATCTTCAAGTTGCAACACCGCTAGCATCGGTGCAGAATGATCTGGCTCAGTTACGGCTAGTTTTGCTGTTGATAGTACCAGCAACTTTAGGGGTAATTGGTCTAGCTGGGTGGTGTTTGGGTGGTATAGCTATGCGGCCAATTCATGAAAGTTACGAGCAGTTACAACGCTTCACGTCTGATGCTTCCCATGAATTGCGATCGCCTCTTTCGGCAATTACTAGCAATGCTCAGTATGGTTTACTGTCTAAATCTAACAATATTGAGGCGCAACGTCAGATATTCGGGAAGATTTACGATGTCACTAAGTCAATGAATACTCTGGTGAACAATCTACTCTTTCTGGCGCGTCATGCTGGTCGATTATCTCCTGAATATTTACAAGATGTTGACTTAAAGAGTGAGCTTTTAGAAATAGCAGATGAATATGCAAAACATGAGGCTACACAACATCTCAATCTAACTTACACTTTACCAACTACCAGTGTGACTGTACTCGGTGATGCTGACTTACTGCGTCAAGCAATAGTGAATTTGCTCGATAATGCCTGTAAATATACTCCTGCTGCTGGTCAAGTTCAATTGCGGCTGTTTACCCAATCATATTGGGCTGTGATTGAAGTCATGGACAATGGTATTGGTATTCCCAAAGCTGATTTAGCGCATATTTTCGAGCGGTTTTATCGGGTAGATAAAAAGCGGACGCGTAAAACTGGTGGATATGGTTTAGGGTTATCGATTGTCCAACAAATTGTTGCTGCACATACTGGTCATATTAGTGTCAAAAGTGTAGTTGATGAGGGGTCAACTTTTCAAATTTTTTTGCCCCTTAAGTAG
- a CDS encoding Npun_R2479 family HD domain-containing metalloprotein, whose amino-acid sequence MFNATEILIDAFVKQIREGYSRTYGGFKNDYQDIIAWAGNMALENIANSDALYHNVEHSILVTLVGQEILRGKHIREGGVSSEDWLHFIISLLCHDIGYVKGVCRQDQENKGLYSTGKNGRMISLPPGASDASLTPYHVDRAKLFIDERFGGHKLIDADVIKSNIELTRFPVPTAEDHQETTSFAGLVRAADLIGQLSDPRYLKKITSLFYEFEETGVTKVLGYENPADLRKNYAKFYWNGVHPYITDGLRYLSLTQQGKQIMANLYSNVFVVEHEKNQEEQKYLVEQLQG is encoded by the coding sequence ATGTTCAACGCTACTGAAATTTTAATTGATGCTTTTGTCAAACAAATTAGAGAAGGATACAGCCGCACATATGGTGGTTTCAAAAATGATTATCAAGATATTATCGCTTGGGCTGGTAATATGGCGTTGGAAAACATAGCCAACAGCGATGCGCTCTATCACAATGTTGAACATTCTATATTAGTTACCCTAGTAGGACAAGAAATTCTACGCGGCAAACATATCCGCGAAGGTGGTGTTTCTAGTGAAGATTGGTTGCATTTTATTATTTCCTTGTTGTGTCATGATATTGGCTATGTCAAAGGAGTTTGCCGACAAGACCAAGAAAATAAAGGCTTATACTCCACGGGCAAAAATGGCAGAATGATCTCTCTTCCTCCTGGGGCTTCTGATGCTAGTCTGACACCGTATCATGTAGATAGAGCTAAACTTTTTATTGATGAGCGTTTTGGCGGACATAAACTTATAGATGCTGACGTAATTAAAAGTAATATTGAATTAACTAGATTTCCTGTACCGACAGCAGAAGATCATCAAGAGACAACTAGTTTTGCTGGATTGGTGCGTGCTGCTGATTTGATTGGGCAATTAAGCGACCCACGTTACTTAAAGAAAATCACCTCTTTATTTTACGAGTTTGAAGAAACTGGAGTCACTAAAGTTTTAGGGTACGAAAATCCTGCCGATTTACGCAAGAATTACGCTAAGTTCTATTGGAATGGGGTTCATCCCTACATCACCGACGGGCTAAGATATTTATCTTTGACGCAGCAAGGGAAGCAAATTATGGCTAATCTCTACTCAAATGTATTTGTTGTAGAGCATGAAAAAAACCAAGAAGAACAAAAATACTTGGTTGAGCAATTACAAGGTTAG
- a CDS encoding RidA family protein, with product MSQRITSAVNSLVTKLSRRNALLWLGGSGLGTAFVVGTQKEVIAIDKKDVLLVNPPTLYNAPQNGYSHIAITPPRTRTVYISGQFGSDLQGNLVSDDFEEQLVKAFENLSLALTSVGARPKDVVKTTVLIVDHTQDKLIPLGREIGKLWGNNLPANTLIPVPRLALDGMLFEIDAYAVIPEQGNGRLIPW from the coding sequence ATGAGTCAACGTATTACCAGTGCTGTAAATTCATTAGTGACAAAACTGTCGCGACGGAATGCGCTTTTGTGGCTTGGGGGTAGCGGGTTAGGTACGGCTTTTGTGGTGGGAACGCAAAAGGAAGTGATTGCTATAGATAAGAAAGATGTGCTATTGGTGAATCCACCAACTTTATATAATGCCCCCCAAAATGGCTATAGTCATATAGCTATTACACCACCAAGGACGAGAACCGTCTATATTTCCGGTCAATTTGGTTCAGATTTACAAGGAAATCTTGTCTCCGATGACTTTGAAGAGCAGTTAGTCAAGGCTTTTGAGAACCTTAGCTTGGCCTTGACATCCGTTGGAGCAAGACCAAAAGATGTAGTAAAAACTACTGTCCTCATAGTAGATCATACTCAAGATAAATTGATACCGTTAGGACGGGAAATTGGGAAGTTATGGGGTAATAATCTACCAGCAAACACTCTCATTCCCGTTCCTAGGCTTGCACTTGACGGTATGTTGTTTGAGATTGATGCTTATGCGGTGATTCCAGAACAAGGTAATGGAAGACTGATTCCCTGGTGA
- a CDS encoding class I SAM-dependent methyltransferase has product MEQQNEQINALIELHRGLARQGPGDAAFSRHILSILPELPKSLRIADLGSGAGAGTIILAEWFNTTITAVDFSRAFLDELESNAKVQGLDHLVKTVEADMGNLNWPVAAIDLLWSEGAAYNLTFEGALKAWRPLLTLGGVAVISEMSWFTDEIPEPARKYWRDAYPTIGSEAENSARAKTAGFEVLGVHRLPSQAWWTNYYEPLQERMNTVRPLANSMMQSVIHETEVEIEIFRNYGDTYGYSFYILQAV; this is encoded by the coding sequence ATGGAACAACAAAACGAACAAATCAATGCTCTCATTGAATTACATCGTGGACTAGCGCGACAAGGGCCAGGTGATGCTGCATTTTCTAGACACATATTGTCTATACTGCCAGAGTTACCGAAAAGTCTGCGGATTGCTGATTTAGGAAGTGGTGCGGGGGCTGGGACAATCATTCTGGCAGAATGGTTTAATACAACTATAACGGCAGTAGATTTTTCGCGTGCATTCCTCGACGAGTTAGAATCCAATGCAAAGGTGCAGGGGCTTGATCATTTGGTCAAAACTGTGGAAGCTGACATGGGGAATCTTAATTGGCCTGTGGCTGCAATTGACTTGCTGTGGTCAGAAGGAGCAGCATACAATTTGACGTTTGAGGGTGCTTTAAAAGCCTGGCGACCACTGCTGACACTAGGGGGTGTAGCTGTCATTTCAGAGATGAGTTGGTTCACAGACGAGATACCAGAACCCGCCCGTAAATACTGGCGGGATGCCTATCCTACAATTGGAAGTGAAGCTGAAAATTCAGCACGAGCAAAGACGGCTGGTTTTGAAGTGCTGGGCGTTCATCGTTTACCTTCTCAGGCGTGGTGGACTAATTACTACGAACCACTCCAAGAACGGATGAATACAGTTCGACCACTGGCTAATAGCATGATGCAGTCCGTTATCCATGAAACCGAAGTGGAAATAGAAATCTTCCGAAACTACGGTGATACATACGGTTACTCATTTTACATATTGCAAGCAGTTTAG
- a CDS encoding response regulator transcription factor gives MRILLVEDDSEQLEPLQGVLSEAGYIVDGVEDGETAQWLLSKKEYDLLILDWMLPTISGLSLCHQYRLLGKTTPVLMLTAKDTTRDKVTALDAGADDYLVKPADLVELLARVRALGRRSPHWVGDVLTVADLQLHLSYLTIERNQESVELSPREAQLLEYLMRHHNQILTREQIEEALWQWGAEPESNALTVLVRKLRHRLQLVGAADWIKTVYGMGYSLKAPEN, from the coding sequence ATGCGAATCTTACTGGTAGAAGACGACTCAGAACAATTAGAGCCATTGCAGGGTGTACTTTCAGAAGCTGGATACATTGTAGATGGCGTTGAAGATGGAGAAACTGCACAATGGCTATTGTCGAAAAAAGAGTATGATTTGTTGATTTTGGACTGGATGTTGCCCACAATTAGCGGATTGAGTCTTTGTCATCAGTATCGACTTTTGGGCAAAACTACACCTGTGCTGATGCTCACTGCCAAGGATACCACGCGGGACAAAGTTACAGCCTTAGATGCGGGAGCAGATGATTATCTTGTCAAACCGGCTGATTTAGTTGAACTCTTGGCGCGGGTACGCGCTTTAGGGAGGCGTTCTCCCCACTGGGTAGGAGATGTTCTTACTGTTGCAGATTTACAACTGCACCTAAGTTACTTGACAATTGAACGCAATCAGGAAAGTGTGGAATTATCCCCGCGTGAAGCTCAATTGCTAGAATACTTAATGCGTCACCATAATCAAATACTCACCCGTGAACAAATTGAAGAAGCATTGTGGCAATGGGGGGCAGAACCAGAAAGTAACGCATTAACTGTACTAGTACGCAAGTTACGTCATCGTTTGCAGTTAGTTGGTGCGGCTGATTGGATTAAAACAGTCTATGGTATGGGTTACAGTCTCAAAGCACCAGAGAATTAA
- a CDS encoding choice-of-anchor W domain-containing protein: MLKSQLSLYKSKFLTALGLTTISLFLAANPAQAFTLVDRSGFTDGDFNNLLSDGEFTELFVAEGRIGNNSLNNAERELGINTSTGLPVASGQRIWGNGTPVDFTLEYTGTQVNYTVNGELLSSNAFASVADNIFLRTRAADDSSITLSNLAFNGTAIGQDLFSSVSEAGTDIDYLEISDISSPFTLTGEILMSWTGTIPTNSRLAYQIKVGSTKSIPEPGAVGAMFLVGVAAVGYSKRKQSVKASV; this comes from the coding sequence ATGTTAAAATCACAACTATCTCTCTACAAAAGCAAGTTTCTAACGGCTTTAGGATTAACTACCATCAGTTTATTTCTAGCAGCTAACCCAGCCCAGGCTTTTACTCTCGTTGATAGATCAGGTTTTACTGATGGAGATTTTAATAATCTATTGAGTGACGGCGAATTTACAGAATTATTCGTTGCTGAAGGTCGAATTGGTAACAATAGCTTAAATAATGCTGAACGAGAATTAGGTATTAATACATCTACCGGTCTGCCTGTTGCGTCAGGTCAGCGTATATGGGGAAATGGTACACCAGTAGATTTCACTTTGGAATACACTGGCACTCAAGTGAATTATACCGTTAATGGAGAACTACTTAGTAGTAATGCTTTTGCTAGTGTTGCTGATAATATCTTTCTCCGTACCCGTGCTGCTGACGATAGTTCCATCACACTGAGTAATTTAGCATTCAATGGCACGGCAATTGGTCAAGATTTGTTCTCTTCAGTCTCAGAAGCAGGAACTGATATAGACTATTTAGAAATTAGTGATATATCTTCTCCCTTTACTCTCACCGGTGAAATATTAATGAGTTGGACTGGTACAATTCCCACCAATTCAAGACTTGCTTATCAAATTAAAGTTGGTTCTACAAAGTCTATACCTGAACCTGGTGCTGTTGGTGCTATGTTCTTAGTTGGCGTTGCTGCTGTTGGTTATAGCAAAAGAAAACAATCTGTTAAAGCATCAGTTTAA